GCAATAATAGTATTAAATATTAAATCTTTAATCTCTTCAATTTCTGTATGTGATAAGTCTTTGTAGATGGTAATACCAAATACATCCACGTGAGTGTTTACGAAGTCAATAAAGGCAGATTTTTTTAAAAAAGTATTTATTTTATTTTTTATTGTTTTATTTAACAATTTTTTCAATTGTTTAATGATGAAATCTCCGTTATCAAAGCCATAAACTGCATTTATATCTTTCATGTACAGAATATCAACTAAAAATAGAGTTTTTATCTCATCTTTTTTTCTATATTTTATAAGTTTTTTTAATATTGACAAGAATACACCTTTTATTCCTTCCTCCCGCGTATTATATATTATTTCCTCTTAAGGTAAATAAATATTTACCTCATAATTAATTATTTATATTTTAATATCGGTTATTAAAATAGTTTTAGATAAAATCCTAAAAAATTAAAAAAAGGTTTGTATTGGAAGATTTGATTAGAGACTGGGGATATATAGCACTTTTTGCTTACTCTTTTGGTGGAGGATTTGTTGGACTTGTTTTTGCAGGAGTTTTATCTTATACAGGTGATTTAAATATTTATATTTCTATGCTTGTGGCTGGAGTTTCTAACTTTTTAGGAGACCAGTTTTTATTTACACTTGCAAGAAAAAATAAATTTTATGCAAAAGATATGATGAAAAAGTATGGAAGAAAAGTAGCTTTGGCTCATGTAATGATGAGAAAATATGGTTCTTTAGTTGTATTTATACAAAAATATATCTATGGAATAAAAACACTTATACCTTTAGCAATGGGAATTACAAAGTATTCAAGTGGTAAATTTATTATATATAATATATTTGCAACTACATTATGGACTTTAATTGTAGGATTTGCAAGTTATACTGCTGGACAATATATTTTAAGTAGTGCTGAAGAATTTAAATATATTGGATTAGGAATAGTTGCTGTTATACTTTTATTAGTATCTTATCTATTTAGAAAAATTTAGGAATATTTTTGAATCAATTAATTGAAATTTTAAAACAAAAAACAAATTTACAAACAAATCATATAAACAATATTTTAAAACTTTTAGAAGAGGGATGTACAATCCCTTTTATTGCAAGATATAGAAAAGATTTAACTGGAAACGCAACAGATGAAGTTTTAAGAGAATTTAGCGATATTTATGAATATAGTAAAAAATTATTAGAAAGAAAAGAAGAGATTAAACAAAATCTAGAACAAAAAGAGGTTTTAGATAAAAAAATAGAAAAACAAATAGATGAAGCGACAACACTTGTAGTTTTAGAAGATATTTATTCTGTATTTAAAACTGCAAAAAGTTCAAGAACTCAAAAAGCAATTGATAATAATTTGGAAGGTTTAGCAAATATTATCTCATGTATGAAATATGATAAAAAAGAGATAAAA
This genomic window from Arcobacter sp. CECT 8986 contains:
- a CDS encoding DedA family protein, with product MEDLIRDWGYIALFAYSFGGGFVGLVFAGVLSYTGDLNIYISMLVAGVSNFLGDQFLFTLARKNKFYAKDMMKKYGRKVALAHVMMRKYGSLVVFIQKYIYGIKTLIPLAMGITKYSSGKFIIYNIFATTLWTLIVGFASYTAGQYILSSAEEFKYIGLGIVAVILLLVSYLFRKI